The following proteins are co-located in the Mesorhizobium sp. M1E.F.Ca.ET.045.02.1.1 genome:
- a CDS encoding VOC family protein translates to MQKLQSQCVHHITLVGADRQTSIDFWEGVLGMPFIFEQPNLDKASESHLYFDPGDGRLITVFTDESRTPVKRRTPTDIGCVHHIAFSVSRVTFLQAVARLDERGIKHSGVKDRGFMDSIYFEDPLGLLIELASYRFEPPAGFGHADVLMEAHKIRVARGDYAIAEVHLADAIQALIERSRETLSENRAAKNPY, encoded by the coding sequence ATGCAAAAACTGCAATCGCAATGCGTCCATCACATCACGCTGGTCGGCGCCGATCGTCAGACCTCGATCGATTTCTGGGAGGGCGTGCTCGGCATGCCCTTCATCTTCGAGCAACCCAATCTCGATAAGGCGAGCGAAAGCCATCTCTATTTCGATCCCGGCGACGGCCGGCTGATCACCGTCTTCACCGACGAGAGCCGAACGCCGGTCAAGCGGCGGACGCCGACCGATATCGGCTGCGTCCACCACATCGCGTTCTCGGTGTCGCGGGTGACGTTCCTGCAGGCCGTCGCCCGGCTCGACGAGCGCGGCATCAAGCACAGCGGCGTCAAGGACCGCGGCTTCATGGATTCGATCTATTTCGAGGATCCGCTTGGCCTGCTGATCGAGCTTGCCTCCTACCGCTTCGAGCCGCCGGCCGGCTTCGGCCATGCCGACGTGCTGATGGAGGCGCATAAGATCCGCGTCGCGCGCGGCGACTATGCAATCGCCGAAGTGCACCTTGCCGACGCCATCCAGGCGCTGATCGAGCGGTCGCGCGAGACCTTGTCCGAGAACCGGGCGGCGAAAAATCCGTACTGA
- a CDS encoding VOC family protein: protein MSGFADNRRIATVALVVGNYDEAIAWYVERLGFALTDDVDLGGGKRWVTVTPADGQGARLLLAEASDEMQASRIGDQTGGRVFLFLETDDFARDHEAMLGRGVEFREAPRHEAYGTVAVFADLYGNLWDLIEPKRRG from the coding sequence ATGAGCGGCTTTGCCGATAACCGCCGCATTGCGACCGTGGCGCTCGTCGTCGGGAACTATGACGAGGCGATCGCCTGGTATGTCGAGCGGCTCGGCTTTGCGCTGACCGACGATGTCGACCTCGGCGGCGGCAAGCGCTGGGTGACGGTCACGCCGGCAGACGGGCAGGGCGCGCGGCTGCTCTTGGCGGAAGCGTCAGACGAAATGCAGGCGAGCCGCATCGGCGACCAGACCGGCGGCCGGGTGTTTCTCTTCCTCGAAACGGACGACTTCGCGCGCGACCACGAGGCGATGCTTGGCAGGGGTGTCGAGTTCCGCGAGGCGCCGCGCCATGAGGCCTATGGCACGGTGGCGGTGTTCGCCGACCTCTACGGCAATCTCTGGGACCTGATCGAGCCGAAACGGCGAGGTTGA